One Halorientalis litorea DNA segment encodes these proteins:
- a CDS encoding PhoU domain-containing protein encodes MESRKVQEVGGGTYTVSLPRSWADTQAIEAGSVVDIHTHIDDLLVVQPRGHSDDATLRARVRVDHDETARLEHTLRAAYSAGAEEIRFVAADSFTRDQRRVVNRAASELAGVTLDGGTESHLHVRTLLDAEEVSIWQSVRQLKFVTLSMYREATAALLGERTADSVLHRDDDADRLFAIVDRHFDRSLSRLDEVDALDLTRTELFRARTIARELDRVADHAERIATVTRRLDEPVDESLAADVRPIAESTRTIVEDASQCVIDDGAIETAYEVLAAKDDLLDELDTLQSNLLDAGTISPRLVRAMDSLRRTAETGGNIAELRIRSAVQTGEINDQRLGPSANLETPPDSR; translated from the coding sequence ATGGAATCGCGCAAGGTACAGGAGGTCGGTGGCGGCACGTACACGGTTTCGCTCCCGCGGTCGTGGGCCGACACCCAAGCTATCGAGGCCGGATCCGTCGTCGACATTCACACGCACATCGACGACCTGCTCGTCGTCCAGCCACGTGGCCACAGTGACGATGCGACACTCCGGGCACGCGTCCGGGTGGACCACGACGAGACGGCCCGTCTCGAACACACGCTCCGGGCGGCCTACAGTGCTGGTGCCGAAGAGATACGCTTCGTCGCCGCCGACTCGTTTACTAGAGACCAGCGACGAGTGGTGAACCGGGCGGCCAGCGAACTGGCTGGGGTTACACTCGACGGAGGGACGGAGTCACACCTCCACGTCAGGACGTTGCTTGATGCCGAGGAGGTTTCCATCTGGCAGTCCGTTCGCCAACTCAAGTTCGTGACACTGTCGATGTACCGTGAAGCCACTGCCGCCCTCCTCGGGGAGAGGACGGCGGACAGTGTTTTGCACCGGGACGACGACGCCGACCGGTTGTTCGCCATCGTTGACCGCCACTTCGACCGGTCGCTGTCACGACTCGACGAGGTCGACGCGCTCGACCTGACCCGCACAGAACTGTTCAGGGCACGGACCATTGCCCGCGAACTCGACCGTGTCGCAGACCACGCCGAGCGTATCGCGACGGTCACACGCCGTCTCGACGAGCCAGTCGACGAGTCCTTGGCGGCGGACGTTCGACCCATCGCCGAGTCGACACGGACGATCGTAGAAGACGCCAGTCAGTGTGTCATCGACGACGGTGCCATCGAGACCGCCTACGAGGTACTGGCGGCCAAAGACGACCTGTTAGACGAGCTCGACACCCTACAGTCGAACCTGCTTGACGCCGGGACCATCTCTCCCCGATTGGTACGCGCAATGGACAGTCTTCGACGGACTGCGGAGACCGGCGGCAACATCGCGGAACTCCGCATCCGAAGTGCTGTCCAGACAGGTGAAATAAATGACCAGCGATTGGGACCCTCCGCGAATCTCGAAACTCCTCCTGACAGCAGATAA
- the pstB gene encoding phosphate ABC transporter ATP-binding protein PstB yields the protein MSETTQSETVDTDRPPQTTTGETAEEIRDAWTNYQFEGEAKLVTEDLDVYYGEDHALKGVTMQIPEQSVTALIGPSGCGKSTFLRSLNRMNDRIRSARVDGSVRLDDKEVYQDGVDLVELRKRIGMVFQSPNPFPKSIRDNITYGPRKHGDIETGLLARLLGRDDRDEAESLVEQSLRQAALWEEVADRLDDNAMGLSGGQQQRLCIARCLSVDPDVILMDEPASALDPIATAKIEDLIHDLAEDYTVVIVTHNMQQAARISDQTAVFLTGGELVEFGDTDKIFENPESQRVEDYITGKFG from the coding sequence ATGAGCGAAACCACACAGTCAGAGACAGTCGACACCGACCGCCCGCCCCAGACGACGACGGGCGAGACAGCAGAGGAGATACGCGACGCTTGGACAAACTACCAGTTCGAGGGCGAGGCAAAACTCGTCACCGAGGACCTAGATGTCTACTACGGTGAGGACCACGCCCTCAAAGGCGTCACCATGCAGATACCCGAACAGAGCGTCACGGCCCTCATCGGCCCCTCCGGGTGCGGGAAGTCGACGTTCCTGCGCTCGCTCAACCGCATGAACGACCGCATCCGATCGGCCCGGGTCGACGGGTCGGTCCGGCTCGACGACAAGGAGGTCTATCAAGACGGTGTCGACCTTGTCGAACTCCGCAAGCGCATCGGCATGGTGTTCCAGTCGCCCAACCCCTTCCCCAAGTCTATCCGGGACAACATCACTTACGGCCCACGCAAGCACGGCGACATCGAGACCGGCCTGCTGGCTCGTCTGCTCGGCCGCGACGACCGCGACGAGGCGGAGTCACTCGTCGAGCAGTCGCTCCGGCAGGCCGCCCTCTGGGAGGAGGTCGCAGACCGACTCGACGACAACGCGATGGGGCTCTCGGGCGGGCAGCAACAACGACTCTGTATCGCCCGGTGTCTGTCGGTCGACCCCGATGTCATCCTGATGGACGAACCGGCCTCCGCGCTCGACCCCATCGCCACAGCCAAGATAGAGGACCTCATCCACGACTTGGCCGAAGACTACACCGTCGTCATCGTCACCCACAACATGCAACAGGCCGCCCGCATCTCCGACCAGACCGCCGTCTTCCTGACCGGCGGCGAACTCGTCGAGTTCGGCGACACCGACAAGATATTCGAGAACCCCGAGAGCCAACGCGTCGAGGACTACATCACCGGGAAGTTCGGGTGA
- the pstA gene encoding phosphate ABC transporter permease PstA, with protein sequence MAGAAESELVSDRTDVTEAVAAGTVGLATVLFALSLAAFFGQVSVTGSLAGVPVVGLFGGLLVLLGTAVVTFGVGSYLDAVDTSPSPSAGLVAAFAAAVPWFVAGASVGAVTLGFGTGGGSVVGLVTAAIAFAATALPREDIGSTLPVGTLSILAGLVLFTGVVGAEWLWNLGWEQQASLTGGFVVPTITLATSLFVGWAAAKAYGGFGASGRRTGAFVLVYLNALSIVGVLVVLVAFTVFRGLPGVFAGAEFGLGVGPTVTLFGFSFQLPVSLPFVMNGVALLNDFQGVLPAIVGTFWLVVGAVLFAVPLGIGAAIFLTEYAERGRFTQAVEVATNGLWSTPSIVFGLFGFAFLIPRFGNGKSLLSGMLTLGFMLLPLVLITSREAMLSVPDEYRDASAALGVTKWQTIRSVVLPAALPGVVTGVILGVGRIAGETAPILLTMAGGTFVPGGQTVDVIGGFEFTAAPPFVANPELLQATSALPYQLFALITAGVGLGQNVANPDSFRWATALVLLLVVLSFYAVGIGARYYFRRKLQYE encoded by the coding sequence ATGGCCGGCGCGGCCGAGTCGGAACTCGTCAGTGACCGGACCGACGTGACGGAGGCCGTCGCCGCCGGGACCGTCGGCCTCGCCACCGTCCTGTTCGCGCTCTCGCTGGCCGCGTTCTTCGGGCAAGTGTCGGTCACCGGCAGCCTCGCTGGCGTGCCGGTCGTCGGCCTGTTCGGCGGTCTGCTGGTGCTCCTCGGGACGGCAGTCGTCACGTTCGGGGTTGGCTCGTACCTCGATGCAGTGGACACGTCGCCGAGCCCGAGTGCCGGCCTCGTGGCGGCTTTCGCCGCCGCAGTACCGTGGTTCGTCGCTGGTGCTAGCGTCGGAGCCGTCACGCTCGGGTTCGGTACCGGCGGCGGGTCCGTCGTCGGCCTCGTCACCGCCGCCATCGCGTTCGCGGCCACCGCGCTCCCACGTGAGGATATCGGGTCTACGCTCCCAGTTGGAACCCTTTCGATACTAGCCGGACTGGTCCTGTTCACCGGCGTCGTCGGGGCGGAGTGGCTCTGGAACCTCGGCTGGGAACAGCAGGCGTCGCTGACGGGCGGGTTCGTCGTCCCGACGATTACGCTCGCCACCTCGCTGTTCGTCGGGTGGGCGGCCGCGAAGGCCTACGGCGGGTTCGGAGCCAGCGGTCGCCGTACCGGCGCGTTCGTCCTCGTCTACCTGAACGCGCTCTCCATCGTCGGCGTGCTAGTCGTTCTGGTGGCGTTCACCGTCTTCCGTGGCCTCCCCGGTGTGTTCGCAGGCGCGGAATTTGGACTCGGAGTCGGGCCTACGGTGACGCTGTTCGGCTTCTCGTTCCAGTTGCCGGTGTCGCTGCCGTTCGTGATGAATGGCGTGGCACTGCTGAACGACTTTCAGGGCGTGTTGCCCGCCATCGTTGGGACGTTCTGGCTGGTCGTCGGGGCCGTCCTGTTCGCGGTGCCGCTGGGGATCGGGGCAGCGATATTCCTCACGGAGTACGCCGAACGCGGGCGGTTCACCCAGGCCGTCGAGGTCGCCACCAACGGCCTCTGGAGCACCCCGAGCATCGTCTTCGGCCTGTTCGGGTTCGCCTTCCTCATCCCGCGATTCGGAAACGGCAAGTCGCTGCTGTCGGGGATGCTCACGCTCGGGTTCATGCTGTTGCCGCTCGTGCTCATCACGAGTCGCGAGGCGATGCTGTCGGTCCCCGACGAGTACCGCGACGCTAGTGCCGCCCTCGGCGTGACCAAGTGGCAGACAATCCGCAGTGTCGTCCTCCCGGCGGCTTTGCCCGGAGTCGTCACCGGCGTCATCCTCGGCGTGGGCCGCATCGCCGGCGAGACGGCCCCCATCCTGCTGACGATGGCGGGCGGGACGTTCGTCCCCGGGGGACAGACCGTCGACGTCATCGGCGGCTTCGAGTTCACCGCGGCACCGCCGTTCGTCGCCAACCCCGAACTCCTGCAAGCGACATCGGCACTGCCGTACCAGCTGTTCGCGCTCATCACCGCGGGCGTGGGACTGGGCCAGAACGTCGCCAACCCCGATAGCTTCCGGTGGGCGACGGCATTGGTCCTGCTCCTCGTCGTCCTGTCGTTCTACGCGGTGGGCATCGGGGCGCGGTACTACTTCAGGCGGAAACTACAGTACGAGTGA
- the pstC gene encoding phosphate ABC transporter permease subunit PstC, whose translation MTRKPDETTVSTRIGRWRRQARRFIDRTETSALVTVSVMMVALLAALGGFLAVSSLTVGPFAVFLVAAGYGWLRHQELTARALTMTMTASTLLILGLIVVFIFRESVPVVRYETATVFGIEVPGVRMFVQTRWDAVTDPVRYSMVPMIHGTLLVTVIATVVAAPLGVAAALFLSEIAPPTVREAVKPGIEILAGIPSIVYGFIGFTLLSPWASDQFRTTGQGTYLFVGIVVGLMALPTVVSVAEDALSSVPESMKSGSLAMGTTDWQTMTSITLPAAFSGVSAAVLLGVGRAIGETMAATVMLRGVPRLTDPLVNVFYGQETLTSLIARNYGNADGLQMDALFVAGVILFVTVLIISVGSQYIEWRMREKLGGEV comes from the coding sequence ATGACACGGAAACCCGACGAGACGACGGTCAGCACGCGGATTGGACGCTGGCGAAGGCAGGCACGGCGGTTCATCGACCGTACGGAGACGAGCGCGCTGGTCACTGTCTCGGTGATGATGGTGGCACTGCTGGCCGCCCTCGGCGGCTTTCTCGCCGTCTCGTCGCTGACGGTCGGCCCCTTCGCGGTGTTCTTGGTCGCCGCCGGGTACGGGTGGCTCCGACACCAGGAACTGACCGCCCGGGCACTGACGATGACGATGACCGCCTCGACGCTGCTCATCCTCGGCCTCATCGTCGTGTTCATCTTCCGGGAGTCCGTCCCGGTCGTGCGCTACGAGACGGCGACCGTTTTCGGAATCGAGGTCCCGGGCGTCCGGATGTTCGTCCAGACCCGGTGGGACGCGGTGACCGACCCGGTCCGGTACTCGATGGTCCCGATGATCCACGGGACGCTGCTGGTGACGGTTATCGCGACGGTAGTTGCCGCACCGCTCGGCGTCGCCGCCGCCCTGTTCCTCTCGGAGATCGCCCCGCCGACGGTCCGGGAGGCCGTCAAGCCCGGTATCGAGATTTTGGCCGGCATCCCTTCCATCGTCTACGGGTTCATCGGGTTCACCCTGCTGAGCCCGTGGGCCAGCGACCAGTTCCGGACGACCGGCCAAGGGACGTACCTCTTCGTCGGCATCGTCGTCGGCCTGATGGCACTGCCGACGGTGGTCTCGGTCGCCGAGGACGCGCTTAGCAGCGTTCCCGAGTCGATGAAGAGCGGGTCGCTGGCGATGGGGACGACCGACTGGCAGACGATGACCTCCATCACGCTCCCCGCGGCGTTCTCGGGCGTCTCGGCGGCGGTCCTGCTGGGCGTGGGCCGGGCCATCGGCGAGACCATGGCGGCGACGGTGATGCTCCGGGGCGTCCCGCGGCTCACCGACCCGCTGGTCAACGTCTTCTACGGCCAGGAGACGCTCACGTCGCTCATCGCCCGCAACTACGGGAATGCAGACGGTCTCCAGATGGACGCCCTGTTCGTCGCCGGCGTCATCCTGTTCGTCACCGTCCTGATTATCTCCGTCGGGTCGCAGTACATCGAGTGGCGGATGCGGGAGAAACTCGGGGGTGAGGTCTGA
- a CDS encoding substrate-binding domain-containing protein codes for MTSDSKLSKRLSRRKFLVTSGVVGAAGLAGCNSQSDGDGSDGDGDGSGDGSSDGGSQNEGSSGGGGSETSLLNAEGSSTVYPISNKGSSYWNSNAPPSDGEYWGANDEGSVPGWDEIDTDMLIADYFASQFGFEATDQRSDPPFQTTVGLSHSGTGCEAVVDGLVDIGNSSGPITAELDWSEQRAQETVVDNVVGRDGQPVVVSSDVSDAGVSQLTGDQIRAIYQGEVDNWSDLDGVDYDQEIYVIGRAEGSGTDTSFRLNMLGDADAPMEVDTRQGQNQQVAQLVSQNQGAIAYMALAFTSDQVQPIGIDFDGTLYEPDPDAENTIFDSDYPLNRNLHMYTLVEDSNPNGGGLDRREAAFLSMFLTEFGQVTFVEDNNYIPLPTSDLEEMKSKVNELKP; via the coding sequence ATGACATCAGACAGTAAACTGTCGAAACGGCTGTCACGACGGAAGTTCCTCGTCACGTCGGGTGTGGTTGGTGCGGCCGGCTTGGCCGGCTGTAACTCACAGTCCGACGGCGACGGATCCGACGGTGACGGTGACGGGTCCGGCGACGGGTCCAGCGATGGTGGGAGCCAGAACGAGGGCTCCTCTGGAGGCGGCGGGAGCGAAACGTCGCTGCTCAACGCCGAGGGGTCCTCGACGGTGTACCCCATCTCGAACAAGGGTAGTTCTTACTGGAACTCCAACGCGCCGCCGAGCGACGGCGAGTACTGGGGGGCCAACGACGAGGGGAGCGTCCCCGGCTGGGACGAAATCGACACCGACATGCTCATCGCCGACTACTTCGCCAGCCAGTTCGGCTTCGAGGCGACCGACCAACGCTCTGACCCGCCGTTCCAGACTACGGTCGGCCTGAGCCACTCCGGCACCGGCTGTGAGGCCGTCGTCGACGGCCTAGTCGACATCGGCAATTCCTCCGGTCCCATCACGGCAGAACTGGACTGGAGCGAACAGCGGGCCCAAGAGACGGTCGTCGACAACGTCGTCGGTCGGGACGGCCAGCCGGTCGTCGTCAGCAGCGACGTCTCCGATGCCGGCGTCTCCCAGCTCACCGGCGACCAGATCCGCGCCATCTACCAGGGCGAGGTCGACAACTGGAGCGACCTCGACGGCGTCGACTACGACCAGGAAATCTACGTCATCGGTCGCGCCGAGGGCTCCGGGACGGACACCTCCTTCCGGCTGAACATGCTCGGTGACGCCGACGCGCCGATGGAGGTCGACACCCGCCAGGGCCAGAATCAGCAGGTGGCCCAGCTCGTCTCCCAGAACCAGGGTGCCATCGCGTACATGGCACTGGCGTTCACGAGCGACCAGGTTCAACCCATCGGCATCGACTTCGACGGGACGCTCTACGAACCCGACCCGGACGCCGAGAACACCATCTTCGACAGCGACTACCCGCTGAACCGGAACCTCCACATGTACACGCTCGTTGAGGACAGCAACCCCAACGGCGGGGGCCTCGACCGGCGCGAGGCGGCGTTCCTCAGTATGTTCCTCACAGAGTTCGGACAGGTCACCTTCGTCGAGGACAACAACTACATTCCGCTGCCGACCTCCGACCTCGAGGAGATGAAGAGCAAGGTCAACGAACTCAAGCCCTGA
- a CDS encoding FxsA family protein produces MLRILAVLLLIPLLDIMLLFVVAGFLGAVPTVALVVLTALVGLMLVRAEGRNTLRKIQAKLGQGEPPTDELIDGGLLLISGTLLLTPGLVTDLVGLVLVVPLTRYPIRVAVKKWVVVPYADAKGRGFVTGNVYTGGFPGGDADAAGPRQGGQGDTYDVDEDAYDVDFEDDDDTRQ; encoded by the coding sequence ATGCTCCGCATCCTCGCGGTGTTGCTGCTCATCCCCCTGCTCGACATCATGCTGTTGTTCGTGGTGGCGGGCTTTCTGGGAGCGGTGCCAACCGTCGCCTTGGTCGTTCTGACGGCACTCGTGGGCCTCATGCTCGTCCGTGCGGAGGGGCGGAACACCCTCCGGAAGATACAGGCCAAACTCGGACAGGGCGAACCGCCGACCGACGAACTCATCGACGGCGGCCTCCTGCTGATTTCGGGGACGCTCCTGCTCACCCCCGGCCTCGTGACGGACCTCGTGGGGCTCGTGCTGGTCGTCCCGCTCACGCGGTACCCCATCCGCGTCGCCGTCAAGAAGTGGGTCGTCGTCCCCTACGCCGACGCGAAGGGCCGCGGGTTCGTCACCGGGAACGTCTACACCGGCGGCTTCCCGGGCGGCGACGCCGACGCCGCCGGCCCCCGGCAGGGCGGACAGGGCGACACCTACGACGTGGACGAGGACGCCTACGACGTGGACTTCGAGGACGACGACGACACCCGCCAGTAA
- a CDS encoding DUF255 domain-containing protein, translating into MDDAAARTKVEWREWGEDAFAAAARAGKPVLLSLSAPWCTHCHRMDATTYSEPRIAANINDGFVPVRVDADRHPRVRERYNMGGFPSTVFCTPDGEILTGAGFLGVDGFRDILDSVRGTWDAKGTDAGRVPRALRDGTPPGGDLTARAEEHMVEQLLAAFDDEFGGWGTDAKFPFPQTVEFALVRARDQATRTLEAVRTHLLDTYDGGFYRYAGARDWSSPSREKLLDDNASVVRAFARAYRYTGEEAYRTPAAQTVEYLTTTLWNDERDAFAASQAGDDDYYRMGPSDRESADPPHVDPTVFADRNGLAVEALLVFAAYTDDEPARRYAERALETVLADLVEDGAVTHYRDPDGETGESGLLVDQARLLAGLTTAGQVLGDHTETAETVATYTIETLRDETGAFRDGPLDGSGLCDRALYPLDTNVELADALVDLAALTGDDEYRDVARDAVTAFAGAAERLGVEVAGYATVAARLDAPRTFRVGAPAGSDLHRAALRVADHEAVVVPGADVPDGEVHLFDDGDQTGTADTPDALATLATGDD; encoded by the coding sequence ATGGACGACGCGGCGGCACGGACGAAAGTCGAGTGGCGCGAGTGGGGCGAGGACGCCTTTGCAGCCGCAGCGCGCGCGGGCAAGCCCGTCCTGCTCTCGCTGTCCGCCCCGTGGTGTACGCACTGCCACCGGATGGACGCGACGACCTACAGCGAGCCACGCATCGCAGCCAACATCAACGACGGGTTCGTTCCGGTCCGCGTGGACGCCGACCGCCACCCCCGAGTTCGGGAGCGGTACAACATGGGCGGCTTTCCGTCGACGGTATTCTGTACGCCCGACGGCGAGATACTGACCGGTGCGGGCTTTCTCGGCGTCGACGGCTTCCGGGACATCCTCGACTCCGTCCGAGGGACGTGGGACGCGAAGGGCACCGACGCCGGGCGCGTGCCGCGGGCACTCCGTGACGGCACGCCGCCGGGGGGCGACCTGACCGCGCGCGCAGAGGAACACATGGTCGAGCAGTTGCTCGCGGCCTTCGACGACGAGTTCGGCGGGTGGGGGACCGACGCGAAGTTCCCGTTCCCACAGACAGTCGAGTTCGCCTTGGTCCGGGCGCGCGACCAGGCGACGCGGACGCTCGAAGCAGTTCGGACGCACCTGCTCGACACCTACGACGGTGGCTTCTATCGCTACGCCGGGGCGCGTGACTGGAGCAGTCCGAGCCGCGAGAAACTCCTCGACGACAACGCGAGCGTCGTGCGAGCGTTCGCCCGGGCGTACCGCTACACCGGGGAAGAGGCGTACCGGACCCCCGCGGCACAGACCGTCGAGTACCTGACGACGACGCTGTGGAACGACGAGCGCGACGCTTTCGCGGCCAGTCAGGCCGGTGACGACGACTACTACCGCATGGGGCCGAGCGACCGCGAGTCGGCCGACCCGCCACACGTCGACCCGACGGTGTTCGCGGACCGCAACGGCCTCGCCGTCGAGGCACTGCTGGTCTTCGCCGCCTACACCGACGACGAACCCGCACGCCGGTACGCCGAGCGCGCACTCGAAACGGTGCTCGCGGACCTCGTCGAGGACGGTGCGGTGACCCACTACCGGGACCCGGACGGCGAGACGGGGGAGTCCGGTCTTCTGGTCGACCAAGCGCGACTGCTCGCGGGGTTGACAACCGCCGGGCAGGTCCTCGGGGACCACACTGAGACGGCCGAGACAGTTGCGACGTACACCATCGAGACGCTCCGGGACGAGACGGGCGCGTTCCGAGACGGGCCGCTCGACGGGTCGGGGCTCTGTGACCGGGCACTGTACCCGCTCGATACGAACGTCGAACTGGCGGACGCGCTGGTCGACTTGGCGGCCCTGACCGGCGACGACGAGTACCGGGATGTCGCGCGCGACGCCGTGACAGCGTTCGCGGGAGCAGCCGAGCGGCTGGGGGTCGAAGTCGCGGGATACGCCACGGTGGCCGCCCGGCTCGACGCACCCCGGACGTTCCGCGTCGGGGCTCCCGCAGGCAGTGACCTCCACCGCGCCGCACTCCGGGTGGCCGACCACGAGGCCGTCGTCGTTCCGGGCGCGGACGTGCCCGACGGTGAAGTCCACCTGTTCGACGACGGCGACCAGACCGGGACGGCCGACACGCCCGACGCCCTCGCGACGCTCGCAACCGGCGACGACTGA
- a CDS encoding TrmB family transcriptional regulator, which produces MASLRDLGLSEYEARAYRALLKTGPTTAKELSRVSDVPMGRIYDVLNSIETYNLVRSQSASRPKKYVAVEPGTALDRLLEDKKRELQEKATQYEDIVDDLVGELETSEPVEETFWTAAVGPDETVDLLVERMAAADERIVMVASTLSQQFDIDTVGDLFVEELSEALDRGVEVSLLMRPELIDSLPESVGERYQSQLARHDQFSVRTSSNVTGTFELVDDAEVCIEVPHPLNADETFAVIDLKDREFASNVRSEFEPRWADAESLML; this is translated from the coding sequence ATGGCAAGTCTGAGAGACTTGGGGTTGTCCGAGTACGAGGCACGCGCCTATCGGGCACTACTGAAGACAGGTCCGACAACTGCCAAAGAGTTGTCACGTGTCAGCGACGTCCCCATGGGGCGTATCTACGACGTACTCAACAGTATCGAGACGTACAATTTGGTCCGGAGTCAGAGCGCGAGTCGGCCCAAGAAGTACGTCGCCGTCGAGCCGGGAACGGCACTCGACCGGCTGTTGGAGGACAAGAAACGAGAGTTACAGGAGAAAGCGACCCAGTACGAGGACATCGTCGACGACCTCGTGGGCGAACTCGAAACCTCGGAGCCGGTCGAGGAGACGTTCTGGACAGCCGCCGTCGGTCCCGACGAGACGGTCGATTTGCTGGTCGAGCGGATGGCCGCGGCCGACGAGCGCATCGTCATGGTCGCCTCGACGCTCTCCCAGCAGTTCGACATCGACACCGTCGGCGACCTGTTCGTGGAGGAACTGTCGGAAGCACTCGACCGGGGTGTCGAGGTGTCGCTGTTGATGCGCCCGGAACTCATCGATTCGCTCCCCGAAAGTGTCGGTGAACGCTACCAGTCTCAGTTGGCCCGACACGACCAGTTCAGCGTCCGCACGTCGAGCAACGTCACGGGGACCTTCGAGTTGGTCGACGACGCCGAGGTGTGTATCGAGGTCCCGCACCCGCTCAACGCCGACGAGACGTTCGCCGTCATCGACCTCAAGGACCGCGAGTTCGCGTCCAACGTCCGCTCGGAGTTCGAGCCACGGTGGGCCGACGCCGAGAGCCTCATGCTCTAG
- a CDS encoding TAXI family TRAP transporter solute-binding subunit codes for MVRQATRRRFLQVAGVAGIAGLAGCGQNGDGDDGDGDGNGTETETPADGDGGGDGATRLTWHAGGTGGTYFPLSNEFKTVVEDNTEFTLNVQSTGASVENVGSLANGDADFALIQNDIAFFAKNGTGIDVFQDNAIESIRGVATLYPETITLVTLSDTGITQLSDLEGATINTGDLGSGTQVNAQQILDAVGIGENYTEQNASFSQAADQLRNGDIDAAFVVGGWPVGAIEDLANTNDIVIVPIAGDNREAVKDAASWFADDTIPGGTYTGVGDDVETVAVQAMIATREGVPADTVEGVTAAIFDNVDDLTIKTDFISRESAQDGMSIELHEGSQAYFSDMMTETEMG; via the coding sequence ATGGTTCGACAGGCAACCCGGCGGCGGTTCCTGCAGGTCGCGGGCGTGGCAGGTATCGCGGGACTCGCTGGCTGTGGGCAGAACGGGGACGGCGATGACGGGGACGGCGACGGGAACGGTACCGAAACGGAGACACCGGCGGACGGTGACGGTGGCGGCGACGGGGCGACCCGTCTCACGTGGCACGCGGGCGGGACGGGCGGGACGTACTTCCCGCTCTCGAACGAGTTCAAGACCGTCGTCGAGGACAACACGGAGTTTACGCTGAACGTACAGTCGACCGGCGCGAGCGTCGAGAACGTCGGGAGCCTCGCGAACGGGGACGCGGACTTCGCGCTCATCCAGAACGACATCGCCTTCTTCGCCAAGAACGGCACCGGCATCGACGTGTTCCAGGACAACGCCATCGAGAGCATCCGAGGCGTCGCCACGCTGTACCCGGAGACGATTACCCTCGTGACGCTGTCGGATACGGGCATCACGCAACTGTCCGACCTCGAAGGGGCGACCATCAACACCGGCGACCTCGGGTCGGGGACGCAGGTCAACGCACAGCAGATACTCGACGCCGTCGGCATCGGCGAGAACTACACCGAGCAGAACGCCTCGTTCTCACAGGCCGCAGACCAGTTGCGCAACGGCGACATCGACGCCGCGTTCGTCGTCGGCGGGTGGCCAGTCGGTGCTATCGAGGACCTCGCCAACACCAACGACATCGTTATCGTCCCCATCGCGGGCGACAACCGCGAGGCCGTCAAGGACGCCGCGTCGTGGTTCGCCGACGACACTATCCCCGGTGGAACCTACACCGGCGTCGGGGACGACGTGGAGACTGTCGCGGTGCAGGCGATGATTGCGACCCGCGAGGGCGTGCCCGCCGACACCGTCGAGGGAGTCACGGCCGCCATCTTCGACAACGTGGACGACCTGACCATCAAGACGGACTTCATCAGCCGCGAGAGTGCTCAAGACGGCATGTCCATCGAACTCCACGAGGGTTCACAGGCGTACTTCAGTGACATGATGACCGAGACGGAGATGGGCTAA
- a CDS encoding DUF1850 domain-containing protein: MLPLVSPGRVLVVGAVALLVSAGVVAGIGPQRALVVDGAESGTTLLAVPVENGTEVGLEYTHSVERSRVYDGYTVRGDRLENTRMAFESYGWGLPSRANVSRENGTLVYDPPGTFTEVYVHPGDIADHTLVVGERAYNLTAVAGGDSVRLHLRKRSGVERIRGVVG, encoded by the coding sequence ATGCTCCCACTCGTCAGCCCCGGCCGCGTGTTAGTGGTGGGAGCGGTGGCGCTACTCGTCTCCGCGGGCGTCGTCGCCGGCATCGGGCCACAGCGCGCGCTCGTCGTCGACGGCGCCGAGAGCGGGACCACGCTGCTCGCCGTCCCCGTCGAGAACGGGACCGAGGTCGGCCTCGAATACACCCACAGCGTCGAGCGGTCGCGGGTCTACGACGGCTACACGGTTCGGGGCGACCGATTGGAGAACACCCGGATGGCCTTCGAGTCCTACGGCTGGGGGCTCCCGTCGCGGGCGAACGTCAGCCGGGAGAACGGGACGCTGGTCTACGACCCGCCCGGCACGTTCACGGAGGTGTACGTCCACCCGGGGGACATCGCCGACCACACGCTCGTCGTCGGGGAGCGGGCGTACAATCTCACCGCCGTCGCGGGCGGCGACTCGGTCCGACTCCACCTCCGGAAACGGTCCGGCGTCGAGCGGATTCGCGGGGTTGTGGGGTGA